A window of Rhododendron vialii isolate Sample 1 chromosome 13a, ASM3025357v1 contains these coding sequences:
- the LOC131312918 gene encoding 3'-5' exonuclease-like — protein sequence MANNYKQMVSFSGKTIEVTVTDKASMADEWVQNVLSLHSGNQKMIVGLDCEWRPHVISSMSNKTATLQLCIDTKCLILQMFYIDYIPQSIKNFLNDPNITFVGVEVEDDAMKLREEYGLRVASTTDIQAVAMTRWPIRFYRKPGLKKLAYAVAGISMEKPMHVCRSNWEARVLDEKQVEYACIDAYACYRIGLSLVA from the coding sequence ATGGCTAACAATTACAAACAGATGGTTTCTTTCTCCGGCAAGACTATTGAAGTGACCGTCACGGACAAAGCTTCCATGGCTGATGAATGGGTCCAAAATGTACTCTCTCTTCACAGCGGCAATCAAAAGATGATCGTCGGACTAGACTGCGAGTGGAGGCCTCACGTCATCAGCTCAATGAGTAATAAGACAGCCACACTGCAGCTATGCATCGACACCAAATGCCTCATCCTCCAAATGTTCTATATTGACTACATTCCGCAGTCCATTAAGAATTTCCTCAATGACCCTAACATTACTTTTGTCGGAGTTGAGGTTGAGGACGATGCAATGAAGCTTAGGGAGGAATACGGCTTGAGGGTCGCAAGCACCACTGACATCCAAGCCGTGGCTATGACGCGCTGGCCGATACGATTTTATCGCAAACCTGGTCTGAAAAAGCTTGCTTATGCAGTCGCGGGAATTTCTATGGAGAAACCGATGCATGTTTGTAGGAGTAACTGGGAGGCTAGGGTTCTTGATGAGAAGCAGGTTGAGTATGCTTGTATCGATGCTTATGCTTGTTATAGGATTGGTCTCAGTCTAGTCGCCTAA
- the LOC131313464 gene encoding uncharacterized protein LOC131313464 encodes MANSPDPDNDDDFSELYKEYTGPLGSNAANVEDKAKTGKRSHASSDDEDETHDPYAVPTDFTSREAKVWEAKSKATERIWKKRKEEEMICKICGESGHFTQGCPSTLGANRKSQDFFERVPAREKHVKALFTEKVIQKIEKDIGCKIKVEEKFIIVSGKDRLILAKGVDSVHKVKEEGEKKGSSSHMSRSKSPERRSPVSSRFGRSDSQRSLPSPRNPSQVQQRFGRQDKVVEDRFHDDLQKLARGSPQAYVNNRARVRTSNSKSPTRGPFTGNSFDSYDGHNQSMGVQRTDGWVNERRGSEIQSSRNFEHPAFPHTLEELELEYKREAMELGSIRDKEEDEENYKHREAVREMKENYVKKLALQRGIHAKQWEEFLQLDAQRRQQRSRQQISSSGFGGYKQPSYPEYDSPSGSAHYAGASMPMDSRGRYQNTTDNYPSLRPHDTYGDFQRQRREDYGKAYNRY; translated from the exons ATGGCAAATAGTCCCGATCCTGACAATGATGACGATTTTAGTGAACTTTATAAGGAATATACGGGCCCTCTGGGTTCTAATGCCGCAAATGTAGAAGACAAAGCAAAAACTGGTAAAAGGTCACATGCAAGTTCTGATGACGAAGACGAGACTCATGACCCTTATGCTGTCCCAACCGATTTTACTAGCAGAGAAGCTAAGGTTTGGGAGGCTAAGTCTAAAGCTACTGAGAGGATCtggaagaagaggaaagaagaagaaatgatttGTAAAATATGTGGGGAATCAGGTCACTTTACTCAG GGATGTCCGTCCACTCTTGGAGCTAACCGCAAGTCTCAAGATTTCTTTGAAAGAGTTCCCGCGAGAGAGAAACATGTGAAAGCACTTTTCACGGAGAAAGTGATtcaaaaaatcgaaaaagatattgggtgcaaaattaaagtagaagaaaaatttattattgtCAGTGGCAAGGATAGACTGATTTTGGCAAAAGGCGTGGATTCTGTTCACAAGGTTAAAGAAGAGGGTGAAAAAAAGGGTTCCTCTTCGCACATGAGCAGATCTAAGTCACCTGAGCGGAGAAGCCCTGTTAGCTCACGGTTTGGACGCTCTGATTCCCAGAGGTCTCTCCCCAGCCCACGCAATCCATCCCAGGTCCAACAGAGGTTTGGTAGACAGGATAAGGTTGTCGAAGACCGTTTTCATGATGATCTGCAAAAACTGGCAAGGGGTTCCCCACAAG CTTATGTTAACAACAGAGCAAGAGTTCGTACAAGCAACTCAAAATCTCCGACTCGCGGCCCTTTTACTGGAAACTCATTTGATTCATATGATGGTCATAATCAAAGCATGGGGGTCCAGAGAACTGATGGTTGGGTTAATGAAAGACGAGGATCAGAGATTCAGTCTAGCCGTAATTTTGAGCACCCTGCCTTCCCACATACTTTGGAGGAATTAGAGTTAGAATATAAGAGGGAGGCGATGGAACTTGGAAGTATTCGTGACAAGGAAGAAGACGAAGAGAATTACAAGCATCGCGAG GCTGTCAGGGAAATGAAGGAGAATTATGTGAAGAAATTGGCTTTACAAAGGGGGATCCATGCAAAACAATGGGAAGAATTTCTTCAACTTGATGCCCAAAGGAGGCAACAACGTTCACGGCAACAGATATCCTCTTCTGGATTTGGTGGTTATAAACAACCCAGTTATCCCGAGTATGATAGCCCATCAGGCAGTGCTCACTACGCGGGAGCTAGTATGCCAATGGACTCAAGGGGCAGATACCAAAACACTACAGATAATTATCCTTCTTTGAGGCCCCATGACACTTACGGAGACTTCCAGCGTCAGAGGCGTGAGGATTATGGGAAAGCGTATAATCGGTACTAA